A genomic stretch from Caulobacter sp. FWC2 includes:
- a CDS encoding outer membrane protein transport protein translates to MSLSRTSLAAGVALLALAAASQASASAFYLQEQSVRGTGRAYSGEVADKGVGSLWWNPASIAGIQRNEGYIGLNMIQVDSKVTNTGSTITRPVPPAGLTTAVGGDATAYDPINDGVVPNAGVAFRINDKLAFGVSVAAPYNFTTEYNTNSWTRYDALKSQLRTVNVDGVVAYRVNDMIDLGVGVTALYADAKLTNALPNISPLQADGSQSLKGDGWAYGYTVGAQIHPSKALTIGASYRSKIDQKLDGTVTVGGLLAPIPAANNFSVDGQAKISLPWIANVGARLAVNDQWTLNASVSRVGWKEFDAIRVSFQGGGSTSVQDYKNVTTYAAGVDYQASPRLTLRAGVQYDPTPTPDVGRTARVPDGDRMMYAAGATWAATDNIKLDAAISYISFDDSKINRTDVTATSSTVRLNGDVTGSAVVLATGARFSF, encoded by the coding sequence ATGTCTCTCTCGCGTACCAGCCTCGCCGCCGGCGTCGCTCTGCTGGCGCTCGCCGCCGCTTCCCAGGCCTCCGCTTCGGCCTTCTATCTGCAGGAACAATCGGTGCGCGGCACCGGCCGCGCCTATTCCGGTGAAGTCGCCGACAAGGGCGTCGGCAGCCTGTGGTGGAACCCGGCCTCGATCGCCGGCATCCAGCGCAACGAAGGCTATATCGGCCTGAACATGATCCAGGTGGACTCCAAGGTCACCAACACCGGATCGACCATCACCCGCCCGGTGCCGCCGGCCGGCCTGACCACCGCGGTGGGCGGCGACGCCACGGCCTATGACCCGATCAATGACGGCGTCGTGCCGAACGCGGGCGTCGCGTTCCGCATCAACGACAAGCTGGCCTTCGGCGTCTCGGTCGCCGCGCCCTACAACTTCACCACCGAATACAACACCAACAGCTGGACGCGTTACGACGCCCTGAAGTCGCAGCTGCGCACGGTCAATGTCGACGGCGTCGTCGCCTATCGCGTCAACGACATGATCGACCTTGGCGTGGGCGTCACCGCCCTCTACGCCGACGCCAAGCTGACCAACGCCCTGCCGAACATCTCGCCGCTGCAGGCCGATGGCAGCCAGTCGCTGAAGGGCGACGGCTGGGCCTATGGCTACACGGTCGGCGCGCAGATCCATCCGAGCAAGGCCCTGACCATCGGCGCCAGCTATCGCTCGAAGATCGACCAGAAGCTGGACGGCACGGTCACCGTCGGCGGCCTGCTGGCCCCGATCCCGGCCGCCAACAACTTCTCGGTCGACGGCCAGGCCAAGATCAGCCTGCCCTGGATCGCCAATGTCGGCGCCCGCCTGGCGGTGAACGACCAGTGGACCCTGAACGCCTCGGTCAGCCGCGTGGGCTGGAAAGAGTTCGACGCCATCCGCGTCAGCTTCCAAGGCGGCGGCTCGACCAGCGTGCAAGACTACAAGAACGTCACGACCTACGCCGCCGGCGTCGACTATCAGGCCTCGCCTCGCCTGACCCTGCGGGCCGGCGTCCAGTACGACCCGACCCCGACGCCGGACGTCGGCCGCACCGCTCGCGTGCCGGACGGCGACCGCATGATGTACGCCGCCGGCGCCACCTGGGCCGCGACGGACAACATCAAGCTGGACGCCGCGATCAGCTACATCAGCTTCGATGACAGCAAGATCAACCGCACCGACGTGACCGCGACCAGCTCGACCGTCCGCCTGAACGGCGACGTGACCGGCTCGGCCGTCGTCCTGGCGACCGGCGCCCGCTTCAGCTTCTAA
- a CDS encoding Mrp/NBP35 family ATP-binding protein yields MTATLDDARVALDRIADPASGQGLVAAGLVQGLVVRNGRAGFMLEVPASQAASYAPIRDAAEKALAALPGVEQAQVVLTAQAVEGATRVRKGAKISEDPQARVVPPPEAEKPAHVRHVIAVASGKGGVGKSTVSTNLAVAFAKMGLRVGLLDADIYGPSAPKMMGVDGDPLFENEKLQPLEAHGVKLMSIGFIVDEGKAMIWRGPMASSAVRQMIHDVAWGSEAQPLDVLVVDLPPGTGDVQLTLVQKLRIDGAVLVTTPQEIALIDARRAASMFQKTATPILGLIENMAFFPDPSTGAPIPIFGEGGGVAEAERLGVPLLGRVPIEIAVRIGGDQGVPAVISEPKGQAAEVFVAAAETLWKSISL; encoded by the coding sequence GTGACCGCTACCCTCGACGACGCCCGCGTGGCGCTGGACCGCATCGCCGACCCGGCGAGCGGGCAGGGGCTGGTCGCCGCCGGCCTCGTGCAGGGCCTGGTGGTCCGCAACGGCCGCGCCGGCTTCATGCTGGAAGTCCCGGCCAGCCAGGCCGCGTCCTACGCCCCGATCCGCGACGCTGCCGAGAAGGCCCTGGCCGCCCTGCCGGGCGTCGAGCAGGCCCAGGTCGTCCTGACCGCCCAGGCCGTCGAGGGCGCGACCCGGGTTCGCAAGGGCGCCAAGATCAGTGAAGACCCTCAGGCCCGCGTGGTCCCGCCGCCGGAAGCCGAAAAGCCCGCCCACGTCCGCCACGTCATCGCCGTGGCCTCGGGCAAGGGCGGGGTGGGCAAGTCCACGGTCTCGACCAATCTGGCGGTGGCCTTCGCGAAAATGGGTCTGCGCGTCGGTTTGCTGGACGCCGATATCTACGGCCCCTCGGCCCCCAAGATGATGGGCGTCGATGGCGATCCGCTGTTCGAGAACGAGAAGTTGCAGCCGCTGGAGGCCCACGGCGTCAAGCTGATGTCGATCGGCTTCATCGTCGACGAGGGCAAGGCGATGATCTGGCGCGGTCCGATGGCCTCGTCGGCCGTTCGCCAGATGATCCATGACGTGGCCTGGGGCTCGGAGGCCCAGCCGCTGGACGTGCTGGTCGTCGACCTGCCGCCGGGCACCGGCGACGTCCAGCTGACCCTGGTCCAGAAGCTGCGGATCGACGGGGCGGTGCTGGTCACGACGCCGCAGGAGATCGCCCTGATCGACGCCCGCCGCGCGGCTTCGATGTTCCAGAAGACCGCCACGCCGATCCTGGGCCTCATCGAAAACATGGCCTTCTTCCCCGATCCCTCGACCGGCGCGCCGATCCCGATCTTCGGCGAAGGCGGCGGCGTGGCCGAGGCCGAGCGCCTGGGTGTGCCGCTCTTGGGCCGCGTGCCGATCGAGATCGCCGTGCGCATCGGCGGCGACCAGGGCGTCCCGGCCGTGATCTCCGAGCCCAAGGGCCAGGCGGCGGAGGTCTTCGTCGCGGCGGCGGAAACGCTGTGGAAGAGCATCAGCCTCTGA
- a CDS encoding group 1 truncated hemoglobin, giving the protein MRKTFVLAAIAAFTLVGSAFAQDATPPGEKPVDPYTPSPANAGAAPLTDPAAFQAFHGKEGLTRIAGDLVDRSIADPRIKDIFATTDVPRLKRTLAEQFCYVLGGGCVYSGRDMAAVHKDMGVTNRDFNALVENLQWAMDKEGVPFAVQGKLLAKLAPMQRKVVER; this is encoded by the coding sequence ATGAGAAAGACCTTCGTCCTCGCGGCCATCGCCGCCTTCACCCTGGTCGGCTCGGCCTTCGCCCAGGACGCCACGCCGCCGGGCGAAAAGCCGGTGGATCCCTATACGCCGTCGCCCGCCAACGCTGGCGCCGCGCCCTTGACGGATCCGGCCGCCTTCCAGGCCTTCCACGGCAAGGAGGGGCTGACCCGCATCGCCGGCGACCTGGTCGACCGCAGCATCGCTGACCCGCGCATCAAGGACATCTTCGCGACCACCGATGTCCCGCGTCTGAAGCGGACGCTGGCCGAGCAGTTCTGCTACGTGCTGGGCGGCGGCTGTGTCTACAGCGGCCGGGACATGGCGGCGGTCCACAAGGACATGGGCGTCACCAACCGCGACTTCAACGCGCTGGTCGAGAACCTGCAGTGGGCGATGGACAAGGAGGGCGTGCCCTTCGCCGTCCAGGGCAAGCTGCTGGCCAAGCTGGCGCCGATGCAGCGCAAGGTCGTGGAGCGCTAG